The following proteins are co-located in the Gordonia polyisoprenivorans genome:
- the glnT gene encoding type III glutamate--ammonia ligase: protein MTDTTNDLAELCAKSGTKFILAMFVDLRGKPCAKLVPVEAVDELATNGVGFAGYAVGAIGQEPRDPDLMAIPDTSSFLPIPFIKEGLAIVHCDPHVEGKPWPFAPRNILRALIAQAEDAGFEPWVGAEVEYFLLKRAADGSLVTADDADDSDQPCYDVRGLTRMYEHLTAVSAAMNQLGWSNYANDHEDGNGQFEQNFAYSDALTTADRVITLRYLLSTIAAERGMVATFMPKPFAERTGSGLHLHLSLTSNGQPVFPTEFGDDRGLGISPTAYGFVAGVLEHACALQSVMAPTVNSYKRTGATATRSGASWAPRVPTYGGNDRTHYIRIPDDQRVELRGGDGSANPYLAIAAALGAGLDGIKRSLDPGALGTCPEHVGTLPLTLLHAVDALEADPVVAGTLDAAMTEEWPADKQSVSDYFSKLKREEFFAWHSAVSPWEVDQYLTAF from the coding sequence ATGACTGACACCACCAACGATCTCGCCGAACTCTGCGCGAAGTCGGGGACCAAGTTCATCCTCGCCATGTTCGTCGACTTGCGTGGCAAGCCCTGCGCCAAGCTCGTCCCCGTCGAGGCTGTCGACGAACTCGCCACCAACGGTGTGGGTTTCGCCGGTTACGCGGTCGGTGCAATCGGGCAGGAGCCCCGCGACCCCGATCTGATGGCGATCCCCGACACCTCGTCGTTCCTGCCGATCCCCTTCATCAAGGAAGGGCTGGCGATCGTGCATTGCGACCCGCATGTGGAGGGCAAGCCGTGGCCGTTCGCCCCACGCAACATCCTGCGGGCTCTCATCGCGCAGGCCGAGGACGCGGGCTTCGAGCCGTGGGTGGGCGCAGAGGTCGAGTACTTCCTGCTCAAGCGCGCCGCCGACGGTTCGCTCGTGACCGCCGACGACGCCGATGACTCCGATCAGCCCTGCTACGACGTCCGCGGCCTCACCCGTATGTATGAGCACCTCACCGCGGTGTCCGCTGCGATGAATCAGCTGGGCTGGAGCAACTACGCCAACGACCACGAGGACGGCAACGGCCAGTTCGAGCAGAACTTCGCCTACTCCGACGCGCTCACCACCGCCGACCGCGTCATCACCCTGCGCTATCTGCTTTCCACGATCGCCGCCGAACGCGGCATGGTCGCCACCTTCATGCCCAAGCCGTTCGCCGAGCGCACCGGAAGTGGCCTGCACCTGCACCTTTCGTTGACTTCCAACGGCCAGCCGGTTTTCCCGACCGAGTTCGGTGACGACCGCGGGCTCGGCATCTCGCCGACCGCGTACGGATTCGTCGCGGGCGTCCTCGAGCACGCCTGCGCGCTGCAGTCGGTGATGGCTCCGACGGTCAACTCCTACAAGCGGACCGGCGCCACCGCCACCCGCTCGGGCGCCTCCTGGGCACCGCGCGTGCCCACCTATGGCGGCAACGACCGCACCCACTACATCCGCATCCCCGACGACCAGCGCGTCGAGCTGCGCGGCGGCGACGGATCGGCCAACCCGTACCTCGCGATCGCCGCCGCCCTCGGCGCCGGCCTCGACGGCATCAAGCGCAGCCTCGACCCGGGTGCGCTGGGTACCTGCCCCGAGCACGTCGGCACCCTGCCGCTGACGCTGCTGCACGCGGTCGACGCGCTCGAGGCCGACCCGGTCGTGGCCGGCACCCTCGATGCCGCGATGACCGAGGAGTGGCCCGCCGACA